Sequence from the Streptomyces sp. NBC_01408 genome:
CCGGCCTGGTCCCAGTGGTCCACGAGCCAGTCGAGCAGTGTGCGCAGCGATGTCCAGCCCTGGATGTCGAGGTGGATGCCGTGCTGGTGGGCGAAGGAGATGCTGTCGAGCGCCTCGCCGTAGATGTCCAGCTGCAACTGGGTGGCCGCGCCGTTGCCTATGCGCACCGGGGCGGATCCCTGGTACCCCTCCCAGTGGTCCAGGGTCTCTTCGTAGAGATCGGAGGAACCGTCCACCCGGTACATGATGTTCAGCGGCCCCGTGTCGGTGTCACGACCGGCCTTCTCCTTCACCCGGTCGCCCAGCCAGCCGATGAACGCCCTCGCCTCATCCGTGAACCCCAGGCCCAGCAGGGCGTAGACGGAGAACGACGCGTCACGGATCCAGGTGAACCGGTAGTCCCAGTTGCGCTCGCCGCCCAGTTGCTCCGGCAGCCCCGCCGTGGGGGCCGCCACCAGGGCGCCGCTGGGTGCGTACGTCATCAGCTTCAGCGTCACGGCGGAGCGCTCCACCGTCTCGCGCCACCGGCCCGTGTACCGGGACTGGCGGAGCCACGTCCGCCAGTACTGCCTGGTGGCGTCGAAGAGTTCCTGGAACTCGGCGACGCGGATCTCGCGCGGCGGCCCCGCCGCGGCCGACTCCATGACCAGACCCCGCTGCTGGCCGGCTTCGAGCGCGACGTCGACGCGCAGGTCGTGATCGCCGGTGAGGGTGTGCAGCACCCGTTCGTCCTCGGGCTCCCGCACTACGCTGAGGGTGAGCTCCAGGTCGTCGGAGGCGAACACCGCTCCGTTCTCCGTGACGTGCAGCGTGTGGGGCTTGCGGCCGTAGTCGAACCGCGGGGCGATGTCGACCCGGAAGGTCATGGTGCCGCGTACGCAGCGGAGCATACGGACCAGGCGATGGCGGTCGGTGGCCGTCACCCCGGTCACCGGCATGAAGTCGACCACCTCGCCGGCACCGGTCTCGGTCATGAAGCGTGTCACGAGGATCGCGGTGTCCGGCAGGTACAGCTGCTTCGTGGTGTACGTCTCCTCCGCCGGTCTGACGGTGAAATGCCCGCCCTTCTCCCAGTCGAGGAGAGCACCGAACACGCTGGGCGAATCGAAACGCGGGCAGCAGAACCAGTCGATCGTTCCGTCCGTGGTCACCAGTGCCGCGGTCTGCAGGTCACCGATCAGGCCATGGTTTTCGATCAGCGGGTAGTCAGCCATGGGAGAACCCTTTCCGACGCCACCCAGTCAGCTTAAGCAAGGAACTCCCGGCGGGCTTGTCGAGCGGGCCCGCCCCTGCACCCCTGCGGAAACGGCTCTAGCGTGGAAACACACGAACTGGATGTCCAGGCCGCATCGCACCGCCGGATCCGGAGGCTGCCCGTGCTGTCGAGCCTTGCGTCAGCTGCTCCCGAAACCTACGGCGGCCTGCGGTGCGTACCGCGATGTGTGCCGCACCGGTGCGCACGATGATGTCCTGGGCGGCACGCTTCCGGTTGCGGCAGTACGCCAAGGCAAGCCTGTGGATCGTCCCCCTGATCGGGCTTCTGCTGGGGGCGGTGCTCGCCGAATGGGCCGCCGGCGTGGACGGAGCGGGCTGGCTGCCGCACACCTGGCAGTACTCCGCCTCGACGGCGAGCACGGTGCTCAGCTCGGTCGTCGGGTCCATGGTCGCCCTGCTGGGGTTCGTCGTGACCATCGGTGTACTCGTCGTCCAGCAGGCCACGGGAACCCTGTCCCCACGCTACATGCGCCTGTGGTACCGCGACCGGCTCCAGAAGGCCGTGCTGGCCACGTTCACCGGAACCTTCGCCTACGCCTACTCCCTCTTGCGCGGCATCGAGCCGAACTCCGTCCCCGACCTGGGGGTGACCCTGTCCGGCGTGGCCGTCTCCGCCAGCCTGGTGCTGCTGCTCATCTACCTCAACCGGTTCACCCACAACCTCCGGCCCGTGGCCATCGCCGACCTGGTGGGGCGCTTGGGCGAGAAGGTGCTCGTCCGGGGAACGGAACGCATCCATCGCCATGCGGCACACGACGGGGCTTCCGTGCCGCCTGCCGGTCCGGTGACCCCCATCCGGTCCGAACCCGGCGGGGTCATCCAGGCGTTCGACGCGGCGGGGCTGATCGCCGCCGCCGTCCGCCACGACTGCGTCCTCGTACTGGCCCACCAGGTCGGCGACTTCGTGCCGCCCGGCACCACCCTCGTCGAGGCCCACGGCTCCGCGCGGACGCCCGACCCACGCAGGGTGGCCGGGCTCGTCGCCCTCGGAACCGAGCGCACCATCGAGCAGGATCCCGCCTTCGCCCTGCGCATCCTCGTCGACATCGCCATCCGTGCCCTCTCCCCCGCCGTGAACGACCCCACGACCGCCGTGCAGGTGCTCAACCACATCGACACGTTCCTGCACGTGGTCGGCCGTGTCCGGCTCCGCGGCCGGTACGTGCTCGCCGACGACCGGGGCCGGCCGCGACTGGTGGTGCCGGGCCGCAGCTGGGAGGACTACCTCCGGGTCGGCGTCACCGAGATCCGTGAGTACGGGGCCACGTCCCTCCAGGTGTGCAGGCGGCTCCGCGCGCTGTTGGAGGACCTGCTGGAGACCCAGCCGGCCCATCGTCTGCCCGCGGTACGCGCGGAGCTCGCCCTCCTCGACGAGTCCGTGGAGCGGACGTTCGCCGACCCCGCCCGCCGCGCCAGTGCACGGACCGCCGACCGGCAGGGCATCGGCGGTGCGCGGCACCCCCGGAGCGAACCCTCCCCGTGACGCGATGCCGGACGGACGTTGATTCCGATCTTCACGAGGACAGGCTGGTCAGGGCCGCCCGGCCGGGTCCGCGGCTGCTTCGCCGCCGCTGCTGCGGGCGGGGCTCTTCGGGGCATCCGGTGCCCGGCTGCCGCGCGGCGCGGGCGCGCGTGCCGCGGGTTCGGGATATCTGTGGTCGCAGGCGGCGGTCGGCGGTGACCGCCACTGTCCGGAAAGGCAGGAGGCCGGTGACTGTCCAGCCCATTCCCGAGGGGTATCCGCGCGTCACGCCGTACCTCTGCATCGACGGGGCCGCGGCCGCGATCGACTTCTACGTCTCCGTGCTCGGCGCGCAGGAGCGGATGAGGATGGCCGCTCCCGGAGGCAAGATCGCCCACGCCGAGCTGGAGCTCGGCAACTCGGTCATCATGCTCGCGGACGAGTACCCGGACATGGGATTCCGCTCGCCGAAGGCGGTGGGCGGCACGCCCGTCACCCTGCACGTGTACGTCGAGGACGTGGACGCGGTGTTCGCCGAGGCCCTTTCCCGGGGCGCCACCCAGGTGTCACCGGTCAAGACCGAGTTCTACGGCGACCGCTCCGGCCAGCTGGAGGACCCGTTCGGCCACCGCTGGAACCTCTCCACGCACGTCGAGGACGTCTCGCCGGACGAGATGCGGAAGCGGTCCGAGGAAGCCATGCGCTCCATGGGGTCCAATCCCTGAGGGGCCTTACGCGGCCCGGGCCCGCGGCCGGTGCAGCAAGCCTTCCAGCAGCACGGCCAGATAGCGGCGCGCGGTCTCACGCCGGGCGGCCGGGTCGCCGTGGACGTTCGCGGCGTAGGCGATTCCGCACATGAGCGGGACCAGGTCGTCGGAGGTCAGGTCGGAGCGGACGACCCCGGCTTCGCGGGCCCGGCCGAGCAGTTGTGCGCCGACCGACCGCAGGGTCCGCTTCAGTTCGGTGGTGCGCGGCAGGGCGTCCGTTGGCGCGGCGGCGACCGCGGGCAGGGAAGCGTCAGTGACCTGCGCTTCGATGGTGCGGGCCAGGAAATCGGCGAGGGCGCGCCGGGGGTCGTCGTCGGCCAGTGCCCGCTCGCCATGGGCCGCGAGTGCCTCCAGGCAGGGGGTCGCGACGGTTTCCAGGAGCGCCTCGGCGGTGGGGAAGTGGCGGTAGACGGTGCCTACGCCCAGTGAGGCACGGCGGGCGACGTCGTTGAGCTGGAGCGGGGTGCCCTCGTCCACGAGATCGCGGGCCACGGCGACGATCCGCTCCCAGTTGCGGGCGGCGTCCTTGCGCAGGGGTGCGGTCGTCATGGGCGAAGTCTAAAAGGCACCCCGCTACGCCGTGACGGGCCGGCCCGTCACGGCCGCGGTTCGCCGTGGCTCACCGGTCACCGGCCCTCGACCAGCGGTGCCAACTGCTTGCTGAGCCGGAGGACGTCGGCGACCGTGCGCGCGTCGGTGCTTCCACGGAACGGAGCAACGGGGTGGGCGCGGGGGCCGATGAGCAGACCCGTCCGCCCGTCGAGTGCGGGGTCGGTGGCGGCGACGACGGACGGCCGCGCGGCCACGGAGGCGGGTCCGGCGGTGGAGCGTTCGAACTTCCGCCGGACCAGCGGCCAGAGCAGCCGCAGTCCCGGTGAGACGATCTTCGGATCGCTCATGGTGCCGTTGGTCATGTCGGTCGCGGCGCCGCCCGGGTCCGCCGCGAAGACCGTGGTGCCGGTGGAGCGCAGGCGCTCGGCCAGGTCCAGGGTGTAGGCGAGGTGCGCGAGCTTGGCGCGGCCGTACCAGTGGAAGCCGTAGTAGCCGCCGGACGGCTCGACGGCGTCGAAGCGGCGCTTGGCGACGCCGATCGCGCCCGAGGTGACGTTCACGATCCGGCTCGGCGCGCCCGCTCGCAGTGCGGGCAGCAGCAGTTCGGTCAGCAGGTACGGGGAGAGGTGGTTGACGGCGAACGTCGCCTCGATCCCGTCGACCGAGTCCTGTCGGTCCGGGAACATCGCCCCGACGTTGTTGACCAGTACGGTCAGCGGGCCGTCGGCGGCGATCCGGCCTGCGAGGGCGCGGACCGCACCGAGCGAGGCGAGGTCCGTGGCCAGGAACCGCGCCGGATGCGCCGGTTCCGTGGCGTTGATCCGCTCGACCGCACGGGCACCCCGCTCGGCGTTGCGTCCGACCACGGTGACCGCGAAACCCGCCGCGGCCAGTCCCAGGGCGGTCTCCCACCCGATCCCCGCCGTTCCTGCCGTGACCACCGCTGTCCGGCTCATCGCATGCCCCGTTCCGTCTATGTGGATTAACTATCCGCTTGACGTCACGGTAGCAGATCCGGATGACCTATCCGGTTGAAGTGGGCGGGGTGGGCTGGGCGGCATTGAGGCACTCCGCCCGCCCCTCGTCAGACCCAGGAGGGCGTATCTGGCGTGTCACCCGTGCCGCACTGCTCCGGTCTGGAGGTTCTCGGTGAGAGTGGCTGTCCGGTGAGCTCGGTACGGCCGGCCGTGGGCGGAGGTTTCCTGATGGGCGACAGCGGCAGCGGGCAGCCTCCGGGCGGCACACCACGGCACCCACAGCCCAAGTCCGCAGGGTCCGCCGGGCCTCCCCCGGGGCCGGCGCGGCCGGAGTTCTGGCGCAGTCCCCTGCGCGGTCCGTGGCTGACCGCGGTGTTCGGGCTGGTCCTGCTGTTCGGGATCGCGGTGCTGTTCGTGACGGGCCTGCTGTCGTACGCGGCATACAACCCGGATCTGGCGGCTGTCAACGACCAGACCCCGGACAAGGGCCGGCTCGGCTTCTACCTGTTCTCCTGGCCGACGTCGCCGTACTGGCTCTACCGGCTGACCCAGGGCGTCCACGTGACGCTGGGCATCGTGCTGGTACCCGTACTGCTGGCGAAGCTGTGGTCGGTCATCCCGAAGCTGTTCGCATGGCCCCCGATCCGCTCGGTGAGCCACGCCCTCGACCGGTTGTCCCTGCTCCTGCTGGTCGGCGGCGCCGGCTTCGAGTTCGTCACCGGCATCCTCAACGTCCAGCTGCACTACATCTTCCCCGGCTCCTTCTACACGCTGCACTTCTACGGGGCTTGGGTGTTCATCGGCGCCTTCGTCGTGCACGTGGCCTTCCGGCTGCCCAGGGCGCTGCGGGCCGTCAGGCACCGTCTCGGGGAGCCTGCGGCGGGTACCGAGGAGGCGGCCGGGCTGGTCGCGCCGCGGCCCGCGGCGCCGACCATCTCGCGCCGGGGCGCCCTGGCCATGGTCGGGCTCGGGTCGGTGGCGCTGCTGGTGGTCACAGCGGGGCAGAGCATCGGCGGGTGGTGGCGGCAGACCGCGCTCCTGGCACCGCACGGCCGGGACCCGGGCTCGGGCCCGAACGGCTTCCAGATCAAC
This genomic interval carries:
- a CDS encoding VOC family protein; this encodes MTVQPIPEGYPRVTPYLCIDGAAAAIDFYVSVLGAQERMRMAAPGGKIAHAELELGNSVIMLADEYPDMGFRSPKAVGGTPVTLHVYVEDVDAVFAEALSRGATQVSPVKTEFYGDRSGQLEDPFGHRWNLSTHVEDVSPDEMRKRSEEAMRSMGSNP
- a CDS encoding glycoside hydrolase family 15 protein; protein product: MADYPLIENHGLIGDLQTAALVTTDGTIDWFCCPRFDSPSVFGALLDWEKGGHFTVRPAEETYTTKQLYLPDTAILVTRFMTETGAGEVVDFMPVTGVTATDRHRLVRMLRCVRGTMTFRVDIAPRFDYGRKPHTLHVTENGAVFASDDLELTLSVVREPEDERVLHTLTGDHDLRVDVALEAGQQRGLVMESAAAGPPREIRVAEFQELFDATRQYWRTWLRQSRYTGRWRETVERSAVTLKLMTYAPSGALVAAPTAGLPEQLGGERNWDYRFTWIRDASFSVYALLGLGFTDEARAFIGWLGDRVKEKAGRDTDTGPLNIMYRVDGSSDLYEETLDHWEGYQGSAPVRIGNGAATQLQLDIYGEALDSISFAHQHGIHLDIQGWTSLRTLLDWLVDHWDQAGEGLWETRGGRKHFTYGRVMSWVAFDRALRLAVAHGRPAESGRWAAERDNIYEQVLAKGWDPGRKAFVQHYGSDVLDSSLLRMPTVGFITPDDPMWTSTLDAMDRELVTDSLVYRYNPEASPDGLRGSEGTFSLCTFMYVDALARAGRTDQARLVLEKMMTYANHLGLYSEEIALTGRQLGNFPQAFTHLALIDAAITLDETLNRLQGAG
- a CDS encoding molybdopterin-dependent oxidoreductase codes for the protein MSSVRPAVGGGFLMGDSGSGQPPGGTPRHPQPKSAGSAGPPPGPARPEFWRSPLRGPWLTAVFGLVLLFGIAVLFVTGLLSYAAYNPDLAAVNDQTPDKGRLGFYLFSWPTSPYWLYRLTQGVHVTLGIVLVPVLLAKLWSVIPKLFAWPPIRSVSHALDRLSLLLLVGGAGFEFVTGILNVQLHYIFPGSFYTLHFYGAWVFIGAFVVHVAFRLPRALRAVRHRLGEPAAGTEEAAGLVAPRPAAPTISRRGALAMVGLGSVALLVVTAGQSIGGWWRQTALLAPHGRDPGSGPNGFQINKTAASVGIRPSDIGPAWRLTVRGAGRQVDLTYQQLLAMTQRESALPIACVEGWSTPDQLWSGVRLTDLAALVGLGMRTPEVLVESAQRGGSFRSAVLRDNQVRDSRSLLAVRVNGATLSPDHGHPARIIVPGAPGVHNTKWVTRLTFGEPA
- a CDS encoding SDR family NAD(P)-dependent oxidoreductase; amino-acid sequence: MSRTAVVTAGTAGIGWETALGLAAAGFAVTVVGRNAERGARAVERINATEPAHPARFLATDLASLGAVRALAGRIAADGPLTVLVNNVGAMFPDRQDSVDGIEATFAVNHLSPYLLTELLLPALRAGAPSRIVNVTSGAIGVAKRRFDAVEPSGGYYGFHWYGRAKLAHLAYTLDLAERLRSTGTTVFAADPGGAATDMTNGTMSDPKIVSPGLRLLWPLVRRKFERSTAGPASVAARPSVVAATDPALDGRTGLLIGPRAHPVAPFRGSTDARTVADVLRLSKQLAPLVEGR
- a CDS encoding DUF2254 domain-containing protein — encoded protein: MCAAPVRTMMSWAARFRLRQYAKASLWIVPLIGLLLGAVLAEWAAGVDGAGWLPHTWQYSASTASTVLSSVVGSMVALLGFVVTIGVLVVQQATGTLSPRYMRLWYRDRLQKAVLATFTGTFAYAYSLLRGIEPNSVPDLGVTLSGVAVSASLVLLLIYLNRFTHNLRPVAIADLVGRLGEKVLVRGTERIHRHAAHDGASVPPAGPVTPIRSEPGGVIQAFDAAGLIAAAVRHDCVLVLAHQVGDFVPPGTTLVEAHGSARTPDPRRVAGLVALGTERTIEQDPAFALRILVDIAIRALSPAVNDPTTAVQVLNHIDTFLHVVGRVRLRGRYVLADDRGRPRLVVPGRSWEDYLRVGVTEIREYGATSLQVCRRLRALLEDLLETQPAHRLPAVRAELALLDESVERTFADPARRASARTADRQGIGGARHPRSEPSP
- a CDS encoding TetR/AcrR family transcriptional regulator, coding for MTTAPLRKDAARNWERIVAVARDLVDEGTPLQLNDVARRASLGVGTVYRHFPTAEALLETVATPCLEALAAHGERALADDDPRRALADFLARTIEAQVTDASLPAVAAAPTDALPRTTELKRTLRSVGAQLLGRAREAGVVRSDLTSDDLVPLMCGIAYAANVHGDPAARRETARRYLAVLLEGLLHRPRARAA